In Labrus bergylta chromosome 1, fLabBer1.1, whole genome shotgun sequence, one genomic interval encodes:
- the LOC109998814 gene encoding ras-related protein Rab-33B-like, which translates to MESSLELSNSMSSVSSLLNRSRTFKVLVIGDSGVGKTCLTHRLCAGEFPSRVEATIGVDFREKVLDVDGEKIKLQLWDTAGQERFRKSMVQHYYRNVHAVLFIYDVIRPASFNGLTAWVEECRQNSLGHDIPRFLVGNKSDLRDPRRTEGQVNQELAMSYAKANGMLFFETSAKNPPDKCVTVRQGKGEVPYQQDKLEDIVVALGAKLKRQKKVSGANATACNKSFNVSRKRAEKEQWTCC; encoded by the exons ATGGAGTCATCTCTTGAGTTGTCAAACTCTATGAGCAGCGTGTCCTCGCTGCTGAATCGCTCCCGCACCTTTAAAGTTCTGGTGATCGGAGACTCCGGGGTGGGGAAGACCTGCCTCACACACCGACTCTGTGCCGGGGAGTTCCCCAGCAGAGTGGAGGCTACCATCGGGGTGGACTTCCGCGAGAAAGTCCTGGATGTCGACGGAGAGAAAATCAAG ctccagctgtggGACACAGCAGGACAGGAGCGTTTCCGTAAGTCCATGGTGCAACACTACTATCGCAACGTCCATGCTGTGCTCTTCATATACGACGTGATCCGCCCTGCCAGCTTCAACGGCCTGACTGCCTGGGTGGAGGAGTGCAGGCAGAACTCCCTCGGACATGACATCCCCAG GTTCCTGGTGGGTAATAAGAGTGACCTCCGTGACCCCCGGAGGACCGAGGGCCAGGTCAACCAGGAGCTGGCAATGAGTTACGCCAAGGCCAATGGCATGTTGTTTTTTGAGACTTCTGCCAAAAACCCACCAGACAAATGTGTGACGGTTCGACAGGGTAAAGGGGAGGTGCCTTATCAGCAGGACAAGCTGGAGGACATCGTTGTTGCTCTCGGCGCCAAGTTAAAGAGGCAGAAGAAAGTTTCAGGAGCGAACGCCACAGCGTGCAACAAGTCCTTTAACGTGAGCAGGAAACGGGCAGAGAAGGAGCAGTGGACATGCTGCTGA